One genomic segment of Arachis duranensis cultivar V14167 chromosome 4, aradu.V14167.gnm2.J7QH, whole genome shotgun sequence includes these proteins:
- the LOC110280268 gene encoding uncharacterized protein LOC110280268 — MTSQKLKLELEQERNKLANIQLKYQEEQKLNKFVKRKRKKGWAKQDLLREQNKELATFRRERDHSEVERAQHMKQIHDLQEHIQEKDRQLIELQEQHKVAQETLMYKDEQLREAQAWINRGREMDVLQSRTNQSLQAELRERTEQYNQLWMGFQRQTTQMNKLRDELNERVSEVKRLQLELTRRQDEEPVEAVDDNCRFSSDTPSYSVSPASAQDTTSGTSAAMRAQDRSA; from the exons ATGACTAGCCAAAAATTGAAGTTGGAATTGGAGCAAGAACGCAATAAATTGGCAAACATTCAACTAAAATACCAGG agGAACAGAAATTGAACAAGTttgtaaagagaaaaagaaaaaaa ggaTGGGCAAAGCAAGACCTTCTTCGTGAGCAAAACAAAGAGCTAGCAACTTTCAG AAGGGAGCGTGATCATTCAGAAGTTGAAAGAGCTCAGCATATGAAACAAATACATGATCTTCAAGAACATATTCAAGAAAAAGACAGGCAGCTTATTGAGTTGCAGGAACAG CACAAAGTAGCTCAAGAGACCCTAATGTATAAAGATGAACAATTGAGAGAAGCCCAAGCTTGGATAAACCGTGGTCGTGAGATGGATGTTTTACAATCAAGAACAAACCAGTCATTGCAGGCTGAATTGCGGGAACGTACAGAGCAGTATAACCAGCTCTGGATGGGTTTCCAGAGACAG ACAACACAGATGAACAAATTGCGTGATGAATTGAATGAGAGAGTATCTGAAGTAAAACGTCTGCAACTGGAGCTAACTAGACGCCAAGATGAAGAACCAGTTGAAGCTGTGGATGACAATTGCCGTTTTTCATCTGACACACCGAGTTATTCAGTATCCCCAGCCTCTGCACAGGACACGACAAGCGGTACAAGTGCTGCAATGCGCGCCCAAGATCGATCTGCGTAG
- the LOC110280267 gene encoding uncharacterized protein LOC110280267: MLTLDDSNVMVVREQTPLEALAIVPIQFFVPPSQQTTTDADSEPTPMLQIEGARETTPETPKEHQETTPKLPPAPTKIHPDAEEAAALLMMARTASYVPKTDLPMPSFSLGLTDSSQEGASTQETEREKSPKAATMLEQLDSLVQKLASSASKGKDESPQIRRETGGESSAKFETPGGTNQIPDDMKEKCYIWGTRVKEDAKGNSNEFEEICTLTGQGQYILMRTHLASLQANSDIECQVVSAICLILNQKKEKRFHAQIYCLPSDIVSMALSDHPKGEFISPKTNREFRVEAYPNFIPFIDRKKLSSHPYIFAPVCHSGHWWLWLINTRTRKCQILDPLHKKAPSEERKEINKFTGYVFSRLIAYAGGKPLEKGEKEKEIKAPYVKISGQKTSYDCAIYVMKWLELIEPKNIKKGKYEWDNWTQEEVDHICAAKLSVMYSKTVLQVVKHKAKNQSIHIL; this comes from the exons at gttgaCTCTGGATGATTCGAATGTGATGGTTGTTAGGGAACAAACGCCGTTGGAAGCGCTTGCAAT aGTCCCGATCCAATTTTTTGTGCCCCCATCCCAGCAAACAACCACTGACGCAGATTCCGAACCAACCCCTATGCTACAGATTGAAGGGGCTAGAGAAAC CACTCCTGAAACCCCCAAAGAACATCAAGAAACAACACCCAAGCTTCCCCCAGCTCCAACAAAAAT TCATCCAGACGCCGAGGAAGCTGCTGCCCTGTTGATGATGGCACGGACAGCAAGCTATGTTCCTAAAACAGATCTGCCgatgccatcattcagccttggATTGACAGATTCAAGCCAGGAGGGGGCATCGACGCAGGAGACAGAAAGGGAAAAATCTCCAAAAGCTGCAACTATGCTGGAACAATTGGACAGTTTGGTCCAAAAGTTAGCAAGCAGTGCGTCAAAGGGAAAAGACGAAAGTCCACAAATTCGGAGGGAGACTGGGGGAGAAAGTTCTGCTAAGTTTGAAACACCGGGGGGAACAAATCAAATTCCGGATGATATGAAAGAAAAGTGCTACATCTGGGGGACGAGAGTGAAGGAGGATGCAAAGGGCAACAGTAACGAGTTTGAGGAGATATGCACTCTGACTGGCCAAGGACAGTACATTTTGATGAGAACGCACCTTGCATCCCTCCAGGCAAACAGTGATATAGAATGTCAG GTTGTATCTGCCATCTGCCTCATCCTAAaccagaaaaaggaaaagaggtttcatgcacaaatatactgtctcccctcagatattgtg AGCATGGCACTTTCTGATCACCCAAAGGGGGAATTCATATCTCCGAAAACGAACAGAGAATTCAGGGTGGAAGCCTACCCCAATTTCATTCCCTTCATAGAtaggaaaaaattaagttcgcatccatat atttttgctcctGTTTGCCACTCGGGACATTGGTGGTTGTGGCTGATAAATACAAGAACGCGGAAATGTCAAATACTTGACCCGCTACACAAAAAAGCTCCAAGCGAAGAGAGAAAGgaaattaataaattcact GGATATGTATTTTCGAGATTGATAGCATATGCCGGCGGGAAACCTCTCGAGAAAggcgagaaggagaaggaaataaAAGCCCCATATGTTAAAATTTCAGGCCAAAAAACAAG CTATGACTGCGCTATTTACGTAATGAAGTGGCTTGAGTTAATAGAGCCgaaaaacattaaaaagggGAAGTATGAATGGGATAACTGGACACAG GAGGAGGTGGACCATATCTGTGCTGCTAAACTGTCTGTGATGTATTCAAAAACTGTATTACAGGTGGTAAAACATAAAGCAAAAAATCAAAGCATACACATATTATAA
- the LOC107485845 gene encoding wall-associated receptor kinase-like 2 gives MELHYYLYILSINLCFLLLLPESLYSQQVYLNGTVYDCTDTPSTPKGYLCNGLKKSCTSFIVFRSKHPYDNPASIAYLLDSEASIIASINKLSNNARIPSNRPIIVPVFCSCHGNIYSHDAPYTVKNNDTYFELVKTTYQGLTTCQALMGQNYYPPNGLPIGAELTVPLLCACPTENQTSTGVTSLLVDLINYGDTLKSIGESYGVDEESMLEANKPQSKNSSSFTLLALTPILVPLRGKSCKEDPNSFYCNCSKEFLADGSLKGTYCDESDGQKFPAKLVVCIGVGIGVGFLCFFFLGYKLYQYIQKKRERIHKEKLFKQNGGYLLQEKVSSSHGNGSQKVIIRLFTAEELQRATDNYNWSRFLGQGGYGKVYKGMLPDGTIVAVKRSKEIERNQIETFVNEVVILSQINHRNIVKLLGCCLETEAPLLVYEFIPNGTLAQHIHSKHHESSSPLSWDSRLRIACEVAGAVAYMHSSASIPIFHRDIKPTNILLDSNYSAKVSDFGTSRSLPQDKTHLTTQIGGTFGYIDPEYFQSSQFSDKSDVYSFGVVLVEVITGKKPISFIEEDEGQNLIAEFISVMKENKVCDILDPKVLKEAKKDEIVAISNLAMRCLRLNGRKRPTMKEVSAELESLRKVQSSMLVDNHDHHHDESTNNDEKLLHKHNNSVVQEYAEESILLSLQLQMESSSF, from the exons ATGGAGCTTCACTACTATCTCTACATTCTCTCAATAAACCTATGCTTCTTGTTATTGTTACCTGAATCACTTTATTCCCAACAAGTGTACCTAAATGGAACAGTTTATGATTGCACTGATACCCCTTCTACACCAAAAGGGTACCTTTGCAATGGCCTCAAGAAATCATGCACTTCATTCATTGTTTTCAGGTCAAAACACCCTTATGATAACCCTGCAAGCATTGCATACCTTCTTGACTCTGAAGCATCAATCATAGCCTCAATCAACAAGCTCTCAAACAATGCAAGAATCCCTTCTAACAGACCCATCATTGTTCCTGTTTTCTGTTCATGTCATGGAAATATCTATAGCCATGATGCTCCTTACACTGTCAAGAACAATGACACATACTTTGAATTG GTAAAAACAACTTACCAAGGACTAACAACATGCCAAGCATTGATGGGGCAGAATTACTATCCCCCTAATGGACTTCCAATTGGTGCTGAACTCACAGTTCCTTTGTTATGTGCTTGTCCAACAGAAAATCAAACTTCAACAGGTGTCACTTCCTTATTGGTTGATTTGATCAACTATGGTGACACCTTGAAGTCCATAGGAGAATCTTATGGTGTTGATGAAGAAAGTATGTTAGAGGCTAATAAGCCACAAAGTAAAAATAGTAGCAGCTTCACCCTCTTGGCCTTGACACCTATCTTGGTTCCTCTAAGAGGAAAGAGTTGCAAAGAGGATCCTAATAGTTTCTATTGTAACTGTTCTAAGGAATTCCTTGCTGATGGAAGCTTAAAGGGGACTTATTGTGATGAGTCTGATGGTCAAAAATTCCCTGCCAAATTGGTTGTTTGCATTG GTGTTGGCATTGGTGTAggctttctttgtttctttttcttgggtTATAAACTATACCAATACAtacagaaaaaaagagaaaggatTCACAAGGAAAAGCTATTCAAACAGAATGGAGGCTACTTGTTACAAGAGAAAGTGTCATCATCACATGGAAATGGATCACAAAAGGTAATAATAAGGCTTTTCACAGCCGAGGAGCTTCAAAGAGCAACAGATAACTACAACTGGAGCAGGTTTCTTGGTCAAGGTGGATATGGAAAAGTCTACAAAGGAATGCTACCAGATGGAACCATAGTAGCTGTTAAGAGATCTAAGGAGATTGAGAGGAACCAGATTGAGACTTTCGTCAATGAAGTTGTCATTTTATCACAGATTAATCACAG GAACATTGTGAAGCTCTTGGGGTGCTGTCTTGAGACAGAAGCACCATTACTAGTCTATGAGTTCATTCCAAATGGAACACTTGCACAACATATTCATAGCAAACACCATGAATCATCTTCACCACTTTCATGGGATAGCCGGCTTCGAATTGCATGCGAGGTAGCCGGAGCAGTGGCCTATATGCATTCTTCAGCTTCAATTCCCATCTTCCATAGAGATATCAAACCTACTAACATACTCTTAGATAGTAACTATAGTGCAAAAGTGTCTGATTTTGGAACATCAAGATCATTGCCACAAGACAAAACTCACTTGACAACACAAATAGGAGGAACTTTCGGATACATCGACCCTGAATATTTCCAATCTAGTCAATTTTCGGATAAGAGTGACGTATATAGTTTTGGAGTTGTGCTAGTCGAAGTCATAACTGGGAAGAAGCCGATTTCGtttatagaagaagatgagggtCAGAATTTGATTGCTGAATTCATTTCTGTGATGAAGGAGAACAAAGTTTGTGATATCTTGGATCCCAAGGTATTGAAGGAAGCTAAGAAGGATGAGATTGTTGCAATTTCAAATCTTGCAATGAGGTGTTTGAGGCTAAATGGGAGAAAAAGGCCAACAATGAAAGAGGTTTCAGCTGAGTTGGAATCATTGAGGAAGGTACAAAGTTCCATGTTGGTTGATAACcatgatcatcatcatgatGAATCAACAAACAATGATGAAAAATTATTGCATAAACACAACAATAGTGTAGTACAAGAATATGCAGAGGAGAGCATTTTGCTGTCATTACAATTACAAATGGAGTCCTCATCCTTCTAA
- the LOC107485844 gene encoding subtilisin-like protease SBT3 isoform X1, which translates to MEPSFVYSLKLILFLIITTPWFLLSLHGYNNNVDESSTYSTYIVHMDKSQFPNIFTTHHDWFEATIQSSKPSIHISNSNEKPSKKQLLYSYNHAMYGFSATLSSKELNSLRNSYGFISAYPDRTATMDTTHTFEFLSLDPSFGLWNASNLGEGVIVGVIDSGVWPESESFKDDRMEKKLPLKWKGTCEEGEEFNASMCNLKLIGARYFNKGLVAAKPNVTIKMNSPRDYDGHGTHTSSTVAGNYVHGANFFGYAKGVARGIAPRARVAMYKVSWEEGRQASDILAGMDQAIGDGVDVISASMGLDKVPLYEDSIAIASFAAMEKGIVVSSSAGNEGPKLGTLHNGIPWVINVAASSIDRTFGSLVLGNGETIIGWTLFAADAIVQDLQLVYHDTLSACNSSHMLREVVAATSDGIIICKASDSISVFDQINLVTMTNVKGAVFVSDDPEIIEWGHLYSPSIVITFKDAKSVINYTQSNKNPKASINFQQTFIGIKPSPVAARYSSRGPSPSFPWILKPDIMAPGTRVLAAYIPHKTTATIGTNVFLSSHYNIQSGTSMACPHISAVAALLKAARPEWGVAAIKSAIMTTANFLDNTENLIRDNANPNEFASPLAIGAGEIDPNRALDPGLVYDATPQDYVNLLCGLNYSYDQILTITRSRSYDCSNPSLDLNYPSFIVFYSKESESVIHKFRRTVTNVGEGGATYRVKVREPMGSMVTVLPNILVFKDKNEKQSYEVHIIYMKKDNESNNNVSFGDIVWVEDGGKHTVRSPIVVAPNGIV; encoded by the exons ATGGAACCTAGCTTTGTCTATTCACTTAAATTAATCTTGTTCCTTATCATCACTACTCCATGGTTTCTATTGTCCCTTCATGGCTATAATAATAATGTTGATGAGAGTTCAACTTATTCCACATACATAGTCCATATGGACAAATCTCAATTTCCTAACATATTCACAACCCACCATGATTGGTTTGAGGCCACAATTCAATCTTCAAAACCATCCATTCACATATCAAATAGTAATGAAAAACCATCAAAAAAACAATTATTGTACTCATATAATCATGCAATGTATGGTTTTAGTGCAACCTTATCTTCAAAAGAATTAAACTCTCTTAGAAACTCATATGGATTTATTTCAGCATATCCTGATAGAACCGCCACAATGGACACAACACACACCTTTGAGTTTCTCTCTTTAGACCCTTCTTTTGGGCTATGGAATGCTTCAAACCTTGGTGAGGGTGTGATTGTGGGTGTGATAGATAGCGGGGTGTGGCCTGAGAGTGAGAGCTTCAAAGATGATAGAATGGAAAAGAAGCTTCCATTGAAATGGAAAGGGACATGTGAGGAAGGTGAAGAGTTCAATGCCTCCATGTGCAACTTGAAGCTCATTGGTGCTAGGTATTTCAACAAGGGTTTGGTTGCTGCAAAACCTAATGTCACAATCAAGATGAACTCACCTAGGGATTATGATGGACATGGAACTCACACATCATCCACTGTTGCTGGAAACTATGTTCATGGTGCCAATTTCTTTGGCTATGCCAAAGGTGTAGCTAGAGGCATTGCACCAAGGGCTAGGGTTGCCATGTACAag GTATCTTGGGAGGAGGGTCGTCAGGCTTCCGATATATTGGCCGGAATGGACCAAGCAATTGGTGATGGAGTTGATGTGATTTCAGCTTCAATGGGGCTTGATAAAGTTCCACTATATGAGGACTCCATAGCCATAGCTTCTTTTGCAGCAATGGAGAAAGGCATTGTTGTTTCATCTTCTGCAGGTAATGAAGGTCCAAAGCTTGGAACCTTACACAATGGAATCCCTTGGGTTATAAATGTGGCTGCAAGCTCCATTGATCGTACATTTGGAAGCTTGGTTCTTGGAAATGGTGAAACCATCATTGGTTGGACACTGTTTGCAGCAGATGCTATTGTTCAAGATCTTCAACTTGTTTATCATGACACTTTATCAGCTTGCAACTCTTCGCACATGTTACGTGAG GTTGTTGCTGCCACATCTGATGGGATCATTATATGCAAGGCTAGTGATTCAATTTCTGTGtttgatcaaataaatttaGTGACTATGACGAATGTAAAAGGAGCAGTGTTCGTCTCAGATGATCCTGAAATAATTGAATGGGGGCATCTTTATTCTCCTAGCATTGTAATTACTTTCAAAGATGCAAAATCTGTTATCAATTATACACAAAGTAACAAGAATCCAAAAGCCAGCATCAATTTTCAACAAACATTTATTGGAATCAAGCCATCACCAGTTGCTGCACGTTATAGTTCAAGAGGACCTTCACCTAGTTTTCCATGGATCTTAAAACCTGACATAATGGCACCAGGAACTAGGGTTTTAGCTGCTTATATTCCTCACAAAACAACAGCAACAATTGGCACAAATGTCTTCCTATCAAGTCACTATAATATTCAATCCGGAACTTCAATGGCTTGTCCTCATATTTCTGCCGTCGCAGCACTTCTTAAAGCAGCACGTCCCGAATGGGGCGTCGCTGCTATTAAATCAGCAATAATGACTACTGCTAATTTTCTCGATAACACAGAGAATTTAATTAGAGATAATGCTAACCCTAATGAATTTGCTTCACCTCTTGCAATTGGAGCTGGTGAGATTGATCCTAATAGAGCACTTGATCCAGGTTTGGTATATGATGCTACCCCACAAGATTATGTTAATCTCCTTTGTGGTTTGAACTATAGTTATGACCAAATATTAACAATTACTAGGTCAAGATCCTATGATTGTTCAAATCCATCACTTGATCTTAATTACCCTTCATTTATAGTTTTCTATAGCAAGGAATCAGAATCAGTGATTCACAAATTTAGGAGGACAGTGACTAATGTTGGAGAGGGTGGTGCTACATATAGGGTTAAGGTGAGAGAACCAATGGGATCTATGGTCACAGTGTTACCTAATATATTGGTATTCAAAGATAAGAATGAGAAGCAGAGTTATGAGGTTCACATAATTTATATGAAGAAGGACaatgaaagtaataataatgtgTCGTTTGGGGACATTGTTTGGGTTGAAGATGGTGGAAAACACACAGTTAGAAGCCCTATTGTTGTGGCACCAAATGGAATTGTATGA
- the LOC110272485 gene encoding uncharacterized protein LOC110272485: MLFKDDTYFMLVNTTYQGLTTCQALMGQNYYASVNIAIGAQLTVPMLCACPTANQTAKGVTSLLVYSLGEGDTIKSIGETYGVDEQSILDANEMIQTSNGNRSLNLMAWIPILIPLRGKSCKDDPESFYCTCSQGDVTNSSLMGLNCEESDGKKFPAKLVAALGVGIGAGFLCLFLLGYKLYQCIQKKSKKLHKEKLFKQNGGYLLQCLESCFFFFEQKIECKICVRQQPLFSLSQQPLPPPSPNSSCHPEGASPPAVTNRGLAQSSWPSILFSSTSSPYTCRSKLVAVFTTSSSSSSSWTCRSKCGRLDSSIAGQFARSSSLSRRSSLPVVEFRSFLAACFALPSMTD, translated from the exons ATGCTTTTTAAGGATGACACATATTTCATGTTAGTGAACACTACTTACCAAGGCCTCACAACATGCCAGGCTTTGATGGGACAGAACTACTATGCTTCTGTCAACATTGCCATTGGTGCTCAGCTCACAGTTCCCATGCTATGTGCTTGTCCAACTGCAAACCAAACAGCAAAAGGCGTGACATCATTGCTCGTTTACTCGCTTGGCGAAGGCGACACAATCAAGTCAATAGGAGAGACTTATGGTGTTGATGAACAAAGTATTCTTGATGCCAATGAGATGATCCAGACATCAAATGGAAACAGAAGCTTGAACCTTATGGCTTGGATTCCGATTTTGATTCCATTGAGGGGTAAGAGCTGCAAAGATGATCCAGAGAGTTTCTATTGTACATGTTCTCAGGGAGATGTCACAAATTCAAGCCTCATGGGACTCAACTGTGAAGAATCAGATGGTAAAAAATTTCCTGCTAAATTGGTTGCAGCACTAG GTGTTGGCATTGGTGCTGGCTTTCTCTGTTTGTTTCTTCTTGGTTATAAGCTGTACCAATGCATACAGAAAAAGAGCAAAAAACTTCATAAAGAAAAGCTGTTCAAGCAAAATGGTGGCTACTTGCTTCAATGCCTAGAAtcctgctttttttttttcgagcAAAAAATTGAATGCAAGATTTGTGTT cGCCAGCAGCCCCTCTTCTCTCTCAGCCAGCAGCCACTGCCTCCACCGTCACCAAACTCTTCTTGTCATCCAGAGGGTGCCTCGCCGCCGGCAGTGACAAACAGAGGATTAGCTCAAAGTTCTTGGCCGTCCATTCTCTTCTCCTCCACGTCGTCGCCTTACACGTGCAGATCGAAGCTCGTGGCCGTCTTCACTACATCATCTTCGTCTTCTTCGTCGTGGACTTGCAGATCGAAGTGCGGTCGGTTGGATTCCTCCATCGCTGGTCAGTTTGCTCGATCATCGTCTCTGTCTCGTCGTTCTTCCTTGCCGGTAGTTGAGTTTCGTTCTTTCCTCGCCGCCTGTTTCGCTCTTCCTTCAATGACAGATTGA
- the LOC107485844 gene encoding subtilisin-like protease SBT3 isoform X2 produces the protein MDTTHTFEFLSLDPSFGLWNASNLGEGVIVGVIDSGVWPESESFKDDRMEKKLPLKWKGTCEEGEEFNASMCNLKLIGARYFNKGLVAAKPNVTIKMNSPRDYDGHGTHTSSTVAGNYVHGANFFGYAKGVARGIAPRARVAMYKVSWEEGRQASDILAGMDQAIGDGVDVISASMGLDKVPLYEDSIAIASFAAMEKGIVVSSSAGNEGPKLGTLHNGIPWVINVAASSIDRTFGSLVLGNGETIIGWTLFAADAIVQDLQLVYHDTLSACNSSHMLREVVAATSDGIIICKASDSISVFDQINLVTMTNVKGAVFVSDDPEIIEWGHLYSPSIVITFKDAKSVINYTQSNKNPKASINFQQTFIGIKPSPVAARYSSRGPSPSFPWILKPDIMAPGTRVLAAYIPHKTTATIGTNVFLSSHYNIQSGTSMACPHISAVAALLKAARPEWGVAAIKSAIMTTANFLDNTENLIRDNANPNEFASPLAIGAGEIDPNRALDPGLVYDATPQDYVNLLCGLNYSYDQILTITRSRSYDCSNPSLDLNYPSFIVFYSKESESVIHKFRRTVTNVGEGGATYRVKVREPMGSMVTVLPNILVFKDKNEKQSYEVHIIYMKKDNESNNNVSFGDIVWVEDGGKHTVRSPIVVAPNGIV, from the exons ATGGACACAACACACACCTTTGAGTTTCTCTCTTTAGACCCTTCTTTTGGGCTATGGAATGCTTCAAACCTTGGTGAGGGTGTGATTGTGGGTGTGATAGATAGCGGGGTGTGGCCTGAGAGTGAGAGCTTCAAAGATGATAGAATGGAAAAGAAGCTTCCATTGAAATGGAAAGGGACATGTGAGGAAGGTGAAGAGTTCAATGCCTCCATGTGCAACTTGAAGCTCATTGGTGCTAGGTATTTCAACAAGGGTTTGGTTGCTGCAAAACCTAATGTCACAATCAAGATGAACTCACCTAGGGATTATGATGGACATGGAACTCACACATCATCCACTGTTGCTGGAAACTATGTTCATGGTGCCAATTTCTTTGGCTATGCCAAAGGTGTAGCTAGAGGCATTGCACCAAGGGCTAGGGTTGCCATGTACAag GTATCTTGGGAGGAGGGTCGTCAGGCTTCCGATATATTGGCCGGAATGGACCAAGCAATTGGTGATGGAGTTGATGTGATTTCAGCTTCAATGGGGCTTGATAAAGTTCCACTATATGAGGACTCCATAGCCATAGCTTCTTTTGCAGCAATGGAGAAAGGCATTGTTGTTTCATCTTCTGCAGGTAATGAAGGTCCAAAGCTTGGAACCTTACACAATGGAATCCCTTGGGTTATAAATGTGGCTGCAAGCTCCATTGATCGTACATTTGGAAGCTTGGTTCTTGGAAATGGTGAAACCATCATTGGTTGGACACTGTTTGCAGCAGATGCTATTGTTCAAGATCTTCAACTTGTTTATCATGACACTTTATCAGCTTGCAACTCTTCGCACATGTTACGTGAG GTTGTTGCTGCCACATCTGATGGGATCATTATATGCAAGGCTAGTGATTCAATTTCTGTGtttgatcaaataaatttaGTGACTATGACGAATGTAAAAGGAGCAGTGTTCGTCTCAGATGATCCTGAAATAATTGAATGGGGGCATCTTTATTCTCCTAGCATTGTAATTACTTTCAAAGATGCAAAATCTGTTATCAATTATACACAAAGTAACAAGAATCCAAAAGCCAGCATCAATTTTCAACAAACATTTATTGGAATCAAGCCATCACCAGTTGCTGCACGTTATAGTTCAAGAGGACCTTCACCTAGTTTTCCATGGATCTTAAAACCTGACATAATGGCACCAGGAACTAGGGTTTTAGCTGCTTATATTCCTCACAAAACAACAGCAACAATTGGCACAAATGTCTTCCTATCAAGTCACTATAATATTCAATCCGGAACTTCAATGGCTTGTCCTCATATTTCTGCCGTCGCAGCACTTCTTAAAGCAGCACGTCCCGAATGGGGCGTCGCTGCTATTAAATCAGCAATAATGACTACTGCTAATTTTCTCGATAACACAGAGAATTTAATTAGAGATAATGCTAACCCTAATGAATTTGCTTCACCTCTTGCAATTGGAGCTGGTGAGATTGATCCTAATAGAGCACTTGATCCAGGTTTGGTATATGATGCTACCCCACAAGATTATGTTAATCTCCTTTGTGGTTTGAACTATAGTTATGACCAAATATTAACAATTACTAGGTCAAGATCCTATGATTGTTCAAATCCATCACTTGATCTTAATTACCCTTCATTTATAGTTTTCTATAGCAAGGAATCAGAATCAGTGATTCACAAATTTAGGAGGACAGTGACTAATGTTGGAGAGGGTGGTGCTACATATAGGGTTAAGGTGAGAGAACCAATGGGATCTATGGTCACAGTGTTACCTAATATATTGGTATTCAAAGATAAGAATGAGAAGCAGAGTTATGAGGTTCACATAATTTATATGAAGAAGGACaatgaaagtaataataatgtgTCGTTTGGGGACATTGTTTGGGTTGAAGATGGTGGAAAACACACAGTTAGAAGCCCTATTGTTGTGGCACCAAATGGAATTGTATGA
- the LOC127746573 gene encoding uncharacterized protein LOC127746573, which produces MDSRKRKQREEESDSDSESESEASDDSEESSPVEKEKKKKETKTTPKETPQKKKKVVVEDSPPEEYQYFDGYSTS; this is translated from the exons ATggactcaagaaaaagaaagcagagggaagaggagtcagattctgattcagaatctgaatctgaagcaagtgatga CAGCGAAGAATCATCGCCtgtggagaaggagaagaaaaaaaaagaaacaaaaacaacaccAAAAGA AACaccacaaaaaaagaaaaaagtagttGTGGAGGATTCACCTCCTGAAGAATATCAATACTTTGACGGGTACAGTACCTCGTAA